In bacterium, the genomic window GAGCCTATTTTTTGCGATAGAAATTGCGCTGATTGTAAGTTGCAGTTAAAACTTGACTCAGCAGAGGAAATCAGGGCTACAGGGGTTGGGAAACTTTTATCTGACTTTGACAAGACAATTGCTCTCACTCCGGAACATAGTGACAGAGCTAAAAGAAGAAATAAAAAACCAAAAGAATACTGATGATAGATTATACCTCTCTAAATAAAATAAAAAATGTTCTCATAGTTGGGAGCTGGGCAAAGGAGCAAATTACTATTGAAAACATAAAAAGCAATAAAAAAATAAAAGTATTTTCATATCTAGACACGAAAAATCCGGGCATAATATCATTGGTTGATAGTTATAAAATAGGCAGTTTGTATAAGATAGAAAATATTGCGAAATATGCTAAAACAGTTAAAGCAGATCTAGTAATTATAACAACAGCAGCCCCGCTTTCTCTTGGTATTGTTGATGTTTTGGAAGCAGAAAAAATACCTGTATTTGGGCCGAATAGCACAGCTGCAAAATTAGAATCAGATAAAGAGTTTGCAAGAAAACTTATGCGTAAATATAGGATTGATGTGCTACCTGAATTTAATGTATTTAGCGAAATTAAACCAGCTATTCAATATGCGAAAGATCTTCAATGGAACGTCGCTGTTAAACCAGTTTCTCTTACCGAGGGATTAGGGGTGAAGGTTTCCAGAGACCAATTAAAAAACAAAAGCGAGATTATAAACTATATAACACGCGTCCTAAATGATAACTCAAAAGTTTTGATAGAGGAAAAGCTTGAAGGCGAAGAATTTACCTTGCAATGTTTGGTTAATGGCACTTGCATAATCTCCACTCCTGCTGTGCAGGATTTTAAAAAAAAATTACCAGGTGACAGAGGATTGAATACCGCAAGTATGGGCTCTTACTCTGATACAGGGCATATATTGCCTTTTATGAAGCAGGAAGATTATGATTCTGGAATTGATATCATAAGAAAAACCGTGAAAGCTTTTCAATCTGAAACAGGGCAGATATGCCGCGGTTTTTTATACGGGCAGTTTATGATTACAGGAAAAGGGATAAAACTTATAGAATACAATTTTCGTCCTGGAGATCCTGAGTGGATGAATACTTTGATAGTACTGAAGGATAATGTATTAGACATAATTAAAGATTTACTGAGAGGTAAAGAGAGAAAACTCAGACTTGAGAACAAAGCGTCAGTATGTAAATACATAGTTCCTAATAATTATCCTGAGAAATTAAATGAGGTGTTGGATATTGCTTTTAAAGAATCGGATATAAAAAAAGATGATGTTAATATCTATTATAGTTGTGGAGTTAACGACAACAGGAAATTGAATACTGGTTCGGAGAGAGGTATTGCTCTTATTGCAAAAGCTGATACTGTTTCTAAAGCGAATAAAAAGGTAGAGAAAGCAGTCTCATTAGTTAATGGCAGTTTTCACTATAGGTTTGATATTGGCACTGAGGAAATGATTAAGTCTAAAATTGCTTTTCGTGAAAACAGATTATGAAAGAAGCTATAACTATACGCAGAGCGAATGAAAGTGAATTTCTTAAAGTTTATCAATTTGTTTCCAATTGCAAGCCGTTAGAAAATTATTCAGAACATTTTTATAAAATAATCCTAAGATATTTTGGAAACAGCTGCTTCGTTGCTGAATATAATGACAGCATAATTGGATTTGTAATGAGCTTTATTTCACAAACTCACAATAAAACATATTTCTTATGGCAAATAGGTGTAACGCCTAAAATGCATGGCAAAGGGATAGGAAGGAAACTTCTGGAATCAGTTGAAGTGGAATTGGCGAAAATGGGTTGTGATCGAATTGAACTTACAATAGATCCGAAAAACATACCTTCCATGAAACTGTTCGAAAAAGCTGGATATAAAAACATTAGCGAAAAAGAGGGAAGCACTCTAATCGTTGATAATAATATCGCTGTAAAAGATTATTACAAGTCTGAAAGCCATTTTATGCTTTATGAGAAAAACTTTTCATAAGCATGTTGTATAAGGAGATAAATAAATGGGAAGATTGAAGTTCCGATTAGGATTTCTTCGCAAAAAACAATTTTTAATGATATTTGTTTTAGCATTTCTAATTATTATTAATATTGACTTATTTGCAAAAGAGAAAGAAACATTTACTATAGCTTTAACAGGTAAATATCCTCCTTTTAATTTCTATTCGGATGAAGGAAAGTTAGTAGGTTTTGATGTTGACACAGCAAAAAAAATATCAAAACATTTAAATCGAAAACTTGTTATTATTCCCACGGAATGGGATTCTATAGTAGCAGGGCTGCTGTTCAAAAAATACGATGCAATAATAGGTTCAATGGCAATAACACCTGAGCGTGCGAAGAAAGTAAACTTTTCTATCCCTTACTACATATCCGGCGCTCAACTGTTCATACACAAAAGGAATAGAGAGAAAATAAAGAAAATAACCGATCTTTACGGGAAAAAGGTCGGTGTTGGATTAGGTGAAACTTATGAACACTACCTAAGGAAAAACCATCCGAGTATAAAAATTGTTACTTACAAAAGCACAGTAGATATTTTTATGGATATGCACAATAACAGACTGGACGGATTTTTAACAGATAGGCTTGTCGGCTTATATCAGATTAAAAAAGGGCATATGCCTTTTATCCCAGCTGGCCAACTCTTATATGAGGAGAAAATGGCTATTCCTGTAACTATTAATAACACTGAATTACTGACCAATATAAATAAGGCATTAAAGAGAATGAAAGAAGATGGAACTTCTGCAAAACTCCACAAGAAATGGTTTGGAAGTGCTTCAGTTAGCGATCCAAAAGCCGAAAGAGACATGAGAACAGAGGTAATTATAAAAAAACTCGCGCAGGGTTTTGCTATTACACTGTTCGTTGCGTTTATTTCTATCTTGTTCGGGTTTATTCTGTCAGTCCCCTCAGGCATTATTCTTAACAGCAAAAAAACTTTCTTATACCATATCTTAAGATCGTCTAATGATATTATAAGAGGAACACCACTTCTTATACAGCTCTTTTTTGTCTATTTTGGCGCTCCACAGATAGGAATAACTCTTGCTCCCATTCAAGCAGCAATAATAACTTTGACAATCAATTCATCTGCCTATATGTCTGAAGTGATAAGATCCGGGCTTATGGCTGTTGACCATGGTCAGAATCTTGCAGGAAAAGCGCTTGGGTTGACAAAACTGCAGGTCTTTAGATATGTAATTTGGCCTCAATCCTTTAGAGTGTCTCTTCCCCCTCTTGTAAATTCAGTAGTGGCCTTAATGAAAGACACAGCCTTAATTGCTATGATATCCGTAGGGGAAGTTATTAGGGAAACTCAATCAATAATCAGCGTAACTTATAACCCGATAAAATATTACTTTATTGTTGGGGCTAT contains:
- the purD gene encoding phosphoribosylamine--glycine ligase, whose protein sequence is MIDYTSLNKIKNVLIVGSWAKEQITIENIKSNKKIKVFSYLDTKNPGIISLVDSYKIGSLYKIENIAKYAKTVKADLVIITTAAPLSLGIVDVLEAEKIPVFGPNSTAAKLESDKEFARKLMRKYRIDVLPEFNVFSEIKPAIQYAKDLQWNVAVKPVSLTEGLGVKVSRDQLKNKSEIINYITRVLNDNSKVLIEEKLEGEEFTLQCLVNGTCIISTPAVQDFKKKLPGDRGLNTASMGSYSDTGHILPFMKQEDYDSGIDIIRKTVKAFQSETGQICRGFLYGQFMITGKGIKLIEYNFRPGDPEWMNTLIVLKDNVLDIIKDLLRGKERKLRLENKASVCKYIVPNNYPEKLNEVLDIAFKESDIKKDDVNIYYSCGVNDNRKLNTGSERGIALIAKADTVSKANKKVEKAVSLVNGSFHYRFDIGTEEMIKSKIAFRENRL
- a CDS encoding GNAT family N-acetyltransferase translates to MKEAITIRRANESEFLKVYQFVSNCKPLENYSEHFYKIILRYFGNSCFVAEYNDSIIGFVMSFISQTHNKTYFLWQIGVTPKMHGKGIGRKLLESVEVELAKMGCDRIELTIDPKNIPSMKLFEKAGYKNISEKEGSTLIVDNNIAVKDYYKSESHFMLYEKNFS
- a CDS encoding ABC transporter substrate-binding protein/permease; the protein is MGRLKFRLGFLRKKQFLMIFVLAFLIIINIDLFAKEKETFTIALTGKYPPFNFYSDEGKLVGFDVDTAKKISKHLNRKLVIIPTEWDSIVAGLLFKKYDAIIGSMAITPERAKKVNFSIPYYISGAQLFIHKRNREKIKKITDLYGKKVGVGLGETYEHYLRKNHPSIKIVTYKSTVDIFMDMHNNRLDGFLTDRLVGLYQIKKGHMPFIPAGQLLYEEKMAIPVTINNTELLTNINKALKRMKEDGTSAKLHKKWFGSASVSDPKAERDMRTEVIIKKLAQGFAITLFVAFISILFGFILSVPSGIILNSKKTFLYHILRSSNDIIRGTPLLIQLFFVYFGAPQIGITLAPIQAAIITLTINSSAYMSEVIRSGLMAVDHGQNLAGKALGLTKLQVFRYVIWPQSFRVSLPPLVNSVVALMKDTALIAMISVGEVIRETQSIISVTYNPIKYYFIVGAMFFVFTFPLMKMANKLEKNIKERGFTHA